From the genome of Nocardia sp. NBC_01503, one region includes:
- a CDS encoding MbtH family protein translates to MSNPFDDDEAQFYVLVNDEAQHSLWPIFATIPGGWTIAHGPAQRQACLDYVETHWTDMRPKSLADAMATEID, encoded by the coding sequence ATGAGCAATCCCTTCGATGACGATGAGGCCCAGTTCTACGTGCTCGTGAACGATGAGGCGCAGCATTCGCTGTGGCCGATCTTCGCCACCATCCCCGGCGGCTGGACCATCGCGCACGGCCCGGCGCAGCGCCAGGCCTGCCTGGACTACGTCGAGACCCATTGGACCGATATGCGCCCCAAATCGCTAGCCGATGCCATGGCGACCGAAATAGATTAG